The genomic DNA GATATTGTAAGCGGAGGCGTAATTCTCATTGCTCGACCTTCAAATAATAAAAAGAAGAGAATCAATCCGTTTTCTAAACACTTTAAGATAATTTGAGCAGCAAGTTCAGGTGTTTCAACGAGTGCAGCTAACATTAGTCCTTTTCCTCGAATTTCTTTTATAGCAGTATGTTGTAGCTGTTTTCTAATAATTTGTTCTTTGCGTAAACTTTCTAAAAGTAAATTCTCGCTTAATATTTCTGTTAGGGTGGCATAAGCAGCAGCAGCAATAACAGGATGTCCTGCAAATGTAGAGATATGACCCAATTTAGGATTGTCTTTTAATGCCCCCATCATTGTAGAAGAAGAAATAAAAGCGCCAATTGGCATACCGCCACCCAAACCTTTTCCTGTGATTATGATATCTGGAACGACATTGTAATTTTCAAATCCCCAAAAAGTACCCGTTCTACCAATTCCTGATTGAATTTCATCTAAGATTAAAAGTGCACCAACTTCTTCACATCTCTTTTTTACTTTTGATAAAAACCCATTTTTAGGTTCTATAAAACCAGCACCACCTTGAATAGTTTCTAAAATAACAGCAGCAGTTTTGGGAGTGATGTATTCTAAATCAGCTTCATTATTATAGATGATGAATTTTGTACCCGGAATTAATGGTCTAAATGCTTGGTTTTGTCTTTCTACACCAGAAACACTCATTGCGCCCATAGTATTCCCATGATACGAGTGCTTTGCAGCAACAATTTCAAATTTACCTGTAACTCTTTTGGCTAATTTTAAAGCACCTTCAGTAGCTTCTGTTCCTGAATTTGTAATGTAAACAGCATTTAGGTTTTTGGGAGAATTCTGTGCTAAAAGCTTACATAAATCTACTTGTGGCTTTTGAATAAATTCACCATAAACCATAACATGTGCATAAGAATCTAACTGATTTTTAATTGCTTCTGTAACTTTTGGATGGTTATGACCTAAACTATTCGCAGAAACGCCCGCCACAAAATCTAAATATTCTTTGTCTGAAGTATCATAAATATAACTTCCTTTTGCATGCGAAACTTCTATAGCTAGTGGGTGAGGAGAAGTCTGTGCTTGGTATTTAAAGAAATCATCTTTCATCTATTTGTTCTTTGTAGTAATTTCTTTTTTACTTTTTTTAGGATCGATAATTAGTAAAGGTTTTATAACGTCCTTATCGCTTTTAATAGGCGTTTTTTCGCCTTTATCTTTTTTAAAAATATCTTCTTGCGTTTTAGGTTGTTCGTTTTCTCGCCAAATAAAACCTTGTAATTTTTTATCTTCCTCAGGAAATTTTGAAGGAGGATAGGTTTTTCCTTCCGAAGTTTTTAAATATTTTATTGTTTCTATTTGCCCTTTATCAAGGGTGAATTCTATATTACTAGAAATTTCTTTTGTAATGGTTTCTATAATATTTGTTTCTTCATTTCTATTGTAATAAACCGATTCTGCATTTCCTTTTACTAAAAGTAAATGGAGTTTGTTTTCCTTAAATTTACCAAACATATTTCTACCTTTTATTTGGTTGAATTCGTTTACAGATAAAGAATCTTTAGAGACAATAAAAGCATTGTTTAAGACTTTTAAAGAATCTAATTTCTCTGTTTCTACGTTAGAAATTAAATGGATTGTATCGCCAGTAATTTGGTTTCCGTCTGACCATAAAACCGGATCTCTAAACATTTTAGTAATTCCGCTTTGTTGATCTGTATATATCGAATCGCATTTTCCTTGTAAATCAGATTTAAATATTTTAACATTATGGTAGGTTCTTACTATTCTTTTTTCAGGAATACCAGTAACTAACAAAGTATCTCCATGAATAAAGGTTGAATCTTTGTCTACAATAGAAATAGCAACGGCTCTTTTAATGATAAAAAGGGAATCTTTTTCTTCAAATATTTCGGCATAATTTCCTCTAGTTACAAAGTTTTTTACGGTGTCTATTACTTGAATATTGTTTGTTGCAGAAGCAAAACCTTTCTTTTTATCGTAATACAAACTATCACCTTCTACTGTTCTTTCTTTTAAATAGAGTTTCGCATTTTTTACAAAATAAGAAATATCTGTTTTTGTGTTATAGAAGCCACGTTCACAATAAATTCTATTTTCATTTTGGGTATTAGTAATGGTTGATGGACCATACAAGTATGTTAAACCAGAATTTGTATAATAATCTAAATGATTCGAAACTAAATTGTGTTCTGGGTTTACAACGGTAACTTTAGTAGTTGCTGTAAATTTTTTGGTTTCTAAATAATAGTTTCCGTTTTTACTATTTAAGGTATTTGTTTGATCTTTTATAGTTGCATAACTTTGATAATATAATTTTTGATTTAATCTGTCGAATTGTAAAGTATCTGTAGTTAACGTCATTTCAGGATCTTTTAAAACTACATTTCCCCAAGATAATGCTTGTTTAGAATTTGCATCATAATCTAAGTAATCACTCGTTTGCGTAATGGTATCTCCTTGTTTGATAATAACATTTTGAAGTGCCTTAAAAAAGTTTTCTTTCTGATAAAATAAGGCTTGTTTACAAGTAAGAACAGCACCTTCATGCGTCATTTTAACGTTTCCAAGTAAAACAGTTGCACCAGGGTATTTCTCTTCATCAACATATTGTTGCTCAGAGGAATAAATCATTTTTTTAGATTGTGAAAAACCTAAAATAGAATATAAGAGAAAAGAGAACACTAAGAATTTTTTCAAAAGATGCTGTTTTGTACAAAAATACTGAAAAGATTATAGTTGATTACTAAAGAAAAGTGAAATTTAACCGAATACTTACTCGTTTATAAAGGTACTATTTATCGCTTCTATGAACAGAATATCTTGTAGTTTTGCAAAAAAAATAAAAATAATGAATTCCTTTTTTGATTTATCTGTTGAAGAAATGAAATCTTACGGTTATAAGATTGTAGATTTAATTGTAAGCCATTACGACCAAATAGAAAATAAAAAGCCAGTTTCTAGTGCAACTAGGGTAGAAATGGATGCTGTTTTCTTGCAAGAAGCTCCGGAGAAAGGAATGGATGCAGACAAAGTTTTAGACTTTGTAATGGAAAATGTAATTCCTAATAGTAATATTTCTAGCCACCCAAAAGCGTTTTCTTTTGTTCCTGGACCAAGTAACTTTATTAGTACAATGGCAGATTCTTTAGCAACCGGATTCAATATTTTTTCTGGCGGTTGGATTGTTTCTCCTGCAGCAGCAGAATTAGAGATTGTTACGTTAAACTGGTTGTTAAAAATGTTTGATTTTCCGGTAACAAAAGGTGGCGGAATCTTTACAAGTGGTGGCTCTATGGCAAATTTAACAGCTTTAGCTACTGCAAGAAAGGTAAAGTGTGGAGACGATTTTTCTAATGCTGTTATCTATTTATCAGACCAAGCCCATTCTTCAAATATAAAAGCAATTAGAGTATTAGGTTTTAAAAAGGAACAAGTAAAAATAATACCGACAGATATAGAATTTAAGTTTAGTATTAATAAACTAAAGAACGAAATTGCAAAAGATAAATTAGAAGGGAAAAAACCTTTTTGTATTATTGCTTCTGCTGGTACAACAAATACAGGAACGGTAGATCCTTTAGATGCGTTGGCAGACATTTGTGAAAAAGAAAATCTTTGGTTTCATATTGATGGTGCTTATGGTGGCGCTGCAATTTTATCTAAAAAAGGAAGTAAAATTTTACGAGGAATAGAACGTGCAGATTCTTTAACTGTAGATCCTCATAAATGGTTTTTTCAACCTTATGAAATAGGCTGTTTATTAGTGAAAGATGCTTCTTGGTTAAGCAATACGTTTAGTGAAAAACCAGAGTATTTAAGAGATATTGAAGGGAATGAGTCGGAAATTAATTTTTATGACTACGGTATTCAGTTAACTAGAAGATTTAGAGCTTTAAAGTTTTACATGTCTATAAAAACTTACGGATTAGAAACCTTTAAAAAAGCCATTACGTATAATATTGATTTAGCAGACCAAACGGAAGATTTGTTAAGAGAAAGTAAAAACTGGGAAATAGTTTCACCAGCAACCTTAGCAATTATTAATTTTAGATACAATCCTTTAGGTTTAAATTTAACTGAAAAAGAAATAGATACACTAAATCAAGAAATTTCAGCTAGAGTTGTTGCCTCTAAAGAAGCACTTTTGGTAACTACAGTTTTACAGAATCAGATTGTAATTAGAATGTGTTTAATAAACCCTAAAACAACTTTAGGTCACATTAAAGAAACATTAAGTCAATGTGATGCATTTGCTATTGAAGTACTCTCTGAGTGGAAAAAATAGCCTTACAATTCTGAACAAATATCCCTAAAAGTGCTATAGGAATAAGTGCACTAACCAGTACTAAAAATTGGTGATAATTATCGAATATAGATAGTTGTTGCCAATTACAAAAACCTTTATAAAAAATTAAAAATTCAGAAATAACAAAGCCTGTAAGGTAGATTATTAACCAAATTTTTGAAAGTCTTAATATTTTAAAATAATATAAGAAAACGAATAAACTTAAACTTACCAATCCTAAAAAAGTAAGGTGTAAATAACCAATTACAAAATCTATAATTTGCGATATTAATTCAGCAAAATAAGGAATTGAACTAACAAACTGTAACACTATTTTAAAGATAAAAAGTAGGTAAATAAGTTTTAGTAACTGAAATAAAAAAGGGCTTAGTTTCTTAGATAATTCAGGTTTGATATTATTAATAATTTGATAAAATTTAAAAAGGGCTATAATCTGTAGAAAACCTCCAATAAAAGCAATAATATAAATATACACTGGTGGTTTTATCCATAAAAACGATAAAAATAAGGTGCATATACAACCTAAAAGCATCAATATGTAAAGTTTTTTGATACTGTTTTTCTGAACCTTTATTTTCTTTTTTTCCAAAAAGAAGAAAAACAACCCTAATAAACAGAAAATAAACCAACCATTGTATTGGAAATGTAAATAGAAATAAATAGCATTTTTATACCAATGAGAAGAATTTCCAAGGGTGTTCATAATAATTCCTATAACCCAAGGTCCGATGCTAGAAAAGACCATAAATAGGAGCGAAGTATTTATAAATTTGTAAGTATAACTTGCCTTATTACAGGCATTATTTTTTCTAAAAAGGGCATAAAACCAATAGGTACAAATTAGAAATAAGGTAGAAAATATTATTGAAAACAATGCATAGCCAGTTATAGGAAAACTGACCAACATTCCTATAATTGTTATTTGAGTACACCAAAAAACAACAGCATATCTTTTAACAGCTTCTTTTTTTATAAATAAGTAAAATATTAATGAAGTTAAAGCAACATATACCCAGCCCAATAAAGCAATATGCGAATGTGTATGTACAATATATTTATAGTTAGCACTTACAGCTACAACAGGAAAAAGTCGCAATAAAACACCTAAACTAGCTGCTACTAGAAAATAAAAAAGACTAATTAAAATGTGTTTTTTTATAATTATCATTTTATAATTTCATTCAAGTTGTTATTTATTTTATATTCATTTGCCATTTCTAAAATTGTTTTTGTTTTAAGTTTTTTTATCAATTCATTTTTAAAAGGCATATATAAATGGTGAACTACACAAGGGCTTTCATCGCTACACTGAAGTTGGCCTAAATAACATTGGTTAAATTTTTCGATATCGTCAACGCAATCAATAATATCAAAAAGTGAATATTTTTCATTTTTTCTAGATAAATAAAACCCTCCATGAGGTCCTTTAATAGAAGATATTATCTCCTTTTTTGTTAGTTCTTGTAGCGTTTTTGCTAAAAAAGGAGCTGGTATTTTTAATTTTTCAGCAATCTGTTTAGCGCTTATTTTTTTCTCTTTGGTCGCTGTATTTGTAAGGTATAAAACTGCAATTATTGCATATTTACTTGCTTTTGACAACATGGTTTTGTTTTCTACAAAAATAAAAAGATAAAAACATCTTTTTATGATAATTGTCATATTTCTTACTTTAAAAGTACCATAAATTTGTTTAATAAAAGATATAAATATCTTTTATTAATAATAGAAAGATTAACTTAAAACTAAAGAAATGAAACTTTTAAAAACAGTGTGTTTATTAACTATTACAAGCTTGCTGCTAACAAGTTGTAAAAGTGAAGAGAAGAAAGAAATAGCTATGGTAGATACTGCAAACATCTATATAAAAGGAACGATAGATGCAGAATTAACTTCGCCACCCTTTGTGCCAGCGCCAGTTGGAGATAGAACTGCAAAAAAGCTGTTAGTAAACATGGAAATTCTTGAAAAGGAAGGTGAAATGACTGATGGTGTAAAATATGTTTATTGGACTTTTGGAGGTTCTGTTCCAGGGAGCTTTATAAGAACAAGAGTAGGAGATGAAGTAGAATTTACACTATCGAATCATCCAGATAATAAATTACCTCATAATATAGACATGCATGCGGTAACTGGTCCTGGAGGTGGAGCGACTTCTTCTTTTGTTGCACCAGGTCATAAAAAAACTTTTTCTTTTAAAACATTAAACCCTGGTTTATATGTGTATCACTGTGCTACTGCACCAGTAGGAATGCATATTGCTAACGGAATGTATGGTTTAATTTTAGTAGAACCAGAAGGAGGTTTACCTAAAGTAGATAAAGAGTATTACATTATGCAAGGAGATTTCTACACTAAAGGAGAAAATGGAGAAAGAGGATTACAACCTTTTGATATGACAAAAGCAATAAAAGAAGAAGCAGATTACGTGGTGTTTAATGGTAAAGTTGGTGCTTTAACAGGTGACGATGCAATTACTGCAAATGTTGGTGAAACGGTTCGTTTATATGTTGGTAATGGTGGCCCAAATTTAACTTCATCTTTTCATGTTATTGGAGAAATTTTTGATAAAGTACACATTGAAGGTGGAGATTTAATTAATACAAATGTACAAACAACATCAATTCCTTCTGGTGGCGCAGCAATTGTAGAATTTAAAGTAGAAGTTCCTGGAACATTTATTATTGTAGATCACGCTATTTTTAGAGCTTTTAATAAAGGTGCATTAGGAATGTTAAAAGTAACAGGAGAAGAAAACAAAAAACTATACTCGGGTGTAAAGCAAGAAGGAATCTATCTTCCAGAAGGAGGTACAATTCAAACAATGCCAGATAATACAAAGAAAGAAGTTGCTGTACAGTCTTCAAATAAGACATTGGCTCAGAAACTTAAAGATGGTAAAAATGTGTATATGAAAACTTGTTTTGCTTGTCACCAAGCAGAAGGACAAGGAATACCGAATGCATTTCCTCCTTTAGCAAAGTCAGATTACTTAAATGCAGATGTAAAAAGAGCTATTGGTATTGTTTTAAATGGTAAAACAGGTGAAATTACTGTAAATGGTAAAAAATATAATAGTGTAATGACCAAGCAAACGTTAACAGATGAAGAGGTGGCAGATGTTATGACCTATGTATATAATTCTTGGGGAAATAATAAAACAAACGTTAGCATAAATACAGTAAAAGAAGTTAAAAACAGTCACTAATTACTTAATTCAAATTCTATGAAAACTATTTTAAGATTGACAATTTGCATACTTTTTCTAAATTCAATGATCACAAATTGTCAATCTAAAATGGTACCAATTAAAGGAGGAAACTATATTCCACTTTACGGTAGAGATTCTATGAAAGTTTCTATAAATGATTTTTTGATGGATGTTTATCCTGTTACCAACAAGGAATATTTAGCTTTTATTAAAAAACACCCTAAATGGCAAAGAAGTAAAACTATTAAATTATTTGTTGATGGAAGTTATTTAAGAGAATGGAAAACAGATACAACTCTAAATGTAAATCAAAAATTAAAATCACCAGTTACTCAAGTTTCTTGGTTTGCTGCTAAAAGTTATTGTGAAAGCCAAGGAAAAAGATTGCCAACAGTAGATGAATGGGAATATGTAGCTATGGCAAACAAAACAATGCCAGATGCAAGAAAAGAAGAAGCCTACAATCAGTTTATTTTGGGATGGTACGAAAAGCCAAAAACATTTAATCAAACCATTGGTTCTACATTTAGAAATTATTGGAGAGTTTATGATTTACATGGTTTGGTATGGGAATGGACTTCAGATTTTAATTCTGTTTTAATTTCTGGTGAATCTAGAAAAGATGTAGATAAAGATAGTAATTTATTCTGCGGAAGCGCAGCCATAAATGCAACAGATTTAATGAATTATGCAGCATTTATGCGATATGCAATAAGAGGAAGTTTAAAAGCAAGATATTCCATGAGAAACCTTGGTTTTAGATGTGTAAAAGATGATAAAACAAATTAAAATGAAACAACTAACATATATACTATTAATTGTAACAGTTACATTATTCGTTTCTTGTGATAAAAAAGCAGTAAAAGAAAGTAGTAAGGTTGAATATCAATGCCCCATGAAATGTGAAGGGGAGAAAGTATATTCAGAAAAAGGTATTTGTCCTGTTTGTGAAATGGATTTAAAATCAAATTCAAGAAAAGCTTCAAAAGTAATAAGTGATGAAATTTCTGACGAATCTATCTTTAATTTAACGTCAAATTGGAATACAGAAGAAGGAAAATCAATCACATTAAAAGAACTAAAAGGTAAAACTTTGGTAATGGTGATGATTTACACTACTTGTAAAGCTGCTTGTCCTAGACTAACTGCTGATATGAGAAATATTGAAGGTAAAATTCCGGCTGAATATAAAAAAGATATTCAGTATGTTTTAGTGAGCATAGATCCTAAAAATGATACCCCAAAAAGACTAAAAGAATTTGCGATAGAAAATTACATTGATGGTGAAGAATGGACTTTTTTACAAGGTACAGAAATTGGAATTAGAGAGTTTTCTAATGTTTTAGCATTAAAATACAAACAAATTTCACCTTTAGATTTTTCGCATTCAAATATTATAAGTGTGTTTAATCCACAAGGAGAATTGGTGCATCAACAAGAAGGATTAGGTGTAGATAATAAAGAAACAATTACAAAGATTATAGAAACAGTTCAAAAATAAAATTATGAATATAACAGAAAATAACACTGTAGCAGAAGTTGTTACTAGCAATATAAAAACAGCAGATATATTTAAAAAACATGGAATTGATTTCTGTTGTGGCGGAGGAATTTCGATTAAAAAAGCATGTGAAAAAAATAATATTTCTTATGAAACTTTGGCAAAAGAACTATCAAATATGAACAATCCAGTTTCTAAGGCTTATAATTATGATAGCTGGAAACTAGATTTTTTAGCAGATCATATAGAGAATATTCATCATAGTTATGTTGCAGAAAGTACCCCCTTAGTATTACAATATGCAGAACGAGTAGCCAAAGTTCATGGGCATCATTATGCAGAAGTTATCAAAATTAATACCTTATTTAAAGCGGTTGCACAAGAGTTAGCTGCACACATGAAAAAAGAAGAGCTTATTTTATTTCCTTTTATTAAGCAATTAGTAAAAGCAGACAAAGCAGGTATAAAAGTAAAGACTCCACATTTTGGTACGGTAAACAATCCAATAAAAATGATGGAAGAAGAGCATGAAAACGCAGGCGATATTCTTAAGGAAATAAAAGAACTTTCTAACAATTATACACCACCAGAAGGAGCTTGTAATACGTTTAAAGCTTTGTATGCAAAACTAGAGGAGTTCGAGCAAGATTTACATCAACATATTCACTTAGAAAATAATATTTTGTTTCCTAAAGCAATTCTTTTAGAGCAAAAAAACAATCAATAATTTTCATTTTAAAATATTGAAACTATAATTTTATACTTAAAATTATGAAAAAAATAAACCTTATTACAATAATAACACTCTTTTTTACCGTTTTAATAACGGCTCAATCATTTAAGTTATCATCAGAAATTAGACCTCGTTTTGAAAACAGGCATGGTTACAAAACATTGATAAAGTCAGGGGAAGAAGGTGCTAATTTTATATCTCAAAGAACGCGCTTAAATTTTGACTACCAACAAGAAAAATTGACGCTTGGTGTTTCTTTACAAAACGTTAGAGTTTGGGGAGATGTAAGTACGTTGGCTTCTAAAGACAATGCAAATTCTTTTCATCAAGCGTGGGCAGCATATCAATTTACCGATAATTTTTCTTTAAAATTTGGCCGTCAAGAAATAATTTATGATGATAGTAGAATTTTTGGAAATGTTGGTTGGGCGCAACAAGCTAGAAGTTTTGATGCTGCTATTGCAAAAATAAAAACTTCAGAAAATGGGAAATTAGAATTGGGATATTCTTTAAATAACGATGCAGAGCAACTTACAAATTCAGTATATACAAATGTGGCTGGTTATAAAACGTTTCAATTTGCTTGGTATCATACAGCTATTAATAATTTAGGATTGAGTTTTTTAGCATTGAATAATGGTGTTGAGTTTTTGAATTCTAAAACCGAAGAAGAATTAAATTACTCCCAAACTTTTGGATCTAGAGTTACTTATAAGTTAGGTAAACTATCTTTAGATGGATCCGTTTATTTTCAAACTGGAAAGATTCTAGAGAATTCTGTGAGTGCAAACTATTTTGGTGGAAACATAAAATACAACGTTTCAGAAGAATTTAATTTTGGGCTAGGAGCAGAGTACTTGTCTGGAAAGGATATGAATGATACAAGTACTAAAATAAAATCTTTTAACCCTGTGTTTGGAACCAACCATAAATTTAATGGTTTTATGGACTATTTTTATGTAGGAAATCATATAAATTCTGTGGGCTTAGTAGATATTAATGCAACATTAAGTTATTCTAAAAATAAATTCTCTGCAAAAGTAATTCCTCATTTATTTTCGTCTGCAGCAGATGTTTACAAAGGAAGTTCTAAAATGAACACTAATTTAGGAACTGAAATTGATGTTGTTCTAGGATATAAAATTGCTGAAAACGTACTGTTAAATGGAGGTTTTTCTAAAATGTTTGGAACGGATTCTTTGGAAGTTTTAAAAAATGGAGATAGTTCTGCAGATAATTCTTGGACTTGGTTAATGATAACCTTTAAACCAACCTTATTTGCTACAAAATAGTTTTTTTTTAGTTAACGAAAAGTCTCTTTTAAGATGTAAATCAGGAAAAGAGACTTTTTTATTTTTCAAATTGTTTAATGATAATAGTCATGTTTTACGAAAGTAAATAAGAATACATTGTAGGCTTATTTAAAATATAAATTAAAAGATGAAAAGAACACACTCGTTTCATATCCCTGTAATGGGAATAGGGTTTACAATAGATTCACCTTTAAAAGTAGCTCAATATGGCATCGATTCCGTAATATCTTTGGTAGATGATATCTTATTAGAAAAGCTACGAAAATTGTATAGTGAGAAATTTGAAATTCCTTATAAAGAAATATCCGATAAAGTGGATGATTTTAGAGCAAAGAGAATTACTTCTTATTTAAATTTAATGCATGAACAAACTGAAGAAAAACTACATCAATTAAAAAATATATCTTCTATAAAAAGCAAGGCATTAAAAGACTATATTTTTATGTTACCTGAATATTCTTCGTTAAAAAAAGAATATGAGAAACTCACAGAAAATGGAATTCCTTTTTCTAGGTTAAAAGATTGGGTTTGTAAAAATTTAACTATGGGTAGTATAGATGTTAATATTATGACCAAGGTAGATAAAGGTAATTACCTAAATAAAGAACTATTACCTATTGAATATAATGACGCTCATGCTGCTTTAAGAGGGTATTCTAATAGTAAATTGTCTTCTTCATTAGTACTTTCTGCAGGAATGAACCCAAGATTGTATTCATACATCAGTAATTTTGATGATTTTTTTCCTGATGAAAATGGAAACATTAAAAAGAAAATAATTCTAAAAGTAAGTGATTATAGATCTGCTTTTATTCAAGGAAAATTTCTAGCTAAAAAGGGGTTATGGGTTTCAGAATATAGAATAGAATCTGGCTTAAATTGTGGTGGACATGCATTTGCAACCGATGGTTTTTTATTAGGCCCAGTATTAGAGGAATTTAAAGTAAATAAAGAATCTTTAAAAATTCAAACCAAAACATTATTGATTGAAGCTCTTAAGGAATCGAATAGAGTTTTACCTACTAAAGAGTTAGCTTTAAAAATTACAACTCAAGGTGGCGTTGGTACAGATGAAGAGCATTCTTTTCTAATGGAAGAATATCAATTAGATTCTGTAGGCTGGGGAAGTCCATTTTTATTAGTACCAGAAGCAACTAGCGTTGATGAAAAAACGATGGAAAAGTTAGCAAAAGCAAAAGAAGAAGATTTGTATTTAAGCAATACTTCGCCTTTAGGTGTTCCGTTTAACACACTTAAAGGAAATACAAAAGATTTAGAAAAGCAACAGTTTATTAATAAAAACAGACCAGGAAGTGCTTGTCCGAATAAATTTATCGCTTTAAATAAGGAATTTAAAGAATCAGGTTTGTGTACAGCTTCTAGAGAATATCAATATTTAAAATTAAAAGAGTTAGATTCTTTAGATATTTCAGCAGAAGACAAAGAGCAAAAGCATAATAAAATTATAGAAAAATCTTGTATTTGTGTAGGGCTAAGTACTGCTACATTAATTCTAAATGATATGAGTACAAAGAAAATTGGAGCCGGTGTTTCTGTTTGTCCAGGTCCAAATATGGCTTATTTTGAGAATATTATGACTTTACGTGACATTACAGATCATATTTATGGCAGAAAAAATATGATGACTCGCACAGACAGACCAAACATATTTATTAAAGAGTTATCTCTTTATATTACACACTTACAAGAAAAAGTAGCTGATGTAAAGACCAGTATTGATAAAAAACAATTACGATATTTATTGAAATTTAAAAATAATTTAGAAGAAGGTATTCGTTATTATGATAAATTATTTAAGGCTCAGAAAGAGTCTTTTGTAAATCAAAAAGAAGCGCTTTTAAATGCACTTCAGATAGAACAGAAGAAGTTAATTTTAGTAGGTGTAGCAATAGAAAATATTTAATACAGTATCTATAGAATACAAAAAAAGCATCTTTTAAAAATTAAAAG from Polaribacter sp. ALD11 includes the following:
- a CDS encoding Rrf2 family transcriptional regulator encodes the protein MTIIIKRCFYLFIFVENKTMLSKASKYAIIAVLYLTNTATKEKKISAKQIAEKLKIPAPFLAKTLQELTKKEIISSIKGPHGGFYLSRKNEKYSLFDIIDCVDDIEKFNQCYLGQLQCSDESPCVVHHLYMPFKNELIKKLKTKTILEMANEYKINNNLNEIIK
- a CDS encoding OstA-like protein; protein product: MIYSSEQQYVDEEKYPGATVLLGNVKMTHEGAVLTCKQALFYQKENFFKALQNVIIKQGDTITQTSDYLDYDANSKQALSWGNVVLKDPEMTLTTDTLQFDRLNQKLYYQSYATIKDQTNTLNSKNGNYYLETKKFTATTKVTVVNPEHNLVSNHLDYYTNSGLTYLYGPSTITNTQNENRIYCERGFYNTKTDISYFVKNAKLYLKERTVEGDSLYYDKKKGFASATNNIQVIDTVKNFVTRGNYAEIFEEKDSLFIIKRAVAISIVDKDSTFIHGDTLLVTGIPEKRIVRTYHNVKIFKSDLQGKCDSIYTDQQSGITKMFRDPVLWSDGNQITGDTIHLISNVETEKLDSLKVLNNAFIVSKDSLSVNEFNQIKGRNMFGKFKENKLHLLLVKGNAESVYYNRNEETNIIETITKEISSNIEFTLDKGQIETIKYLKTSEGKTYPPSKFPEEDKKLQGFIWRENEQPKTQEDIFKKDKGEKTPIKSDKDVIKPLLIIDPKKSKKEITTKNK
- a CDS encoding aspartate aminotransferase family protein, with the translated sequence MKDDFFKYQAQTSPHPLAIEVSHAKGSYIYDTSDKEYLDFVAGVSANSLGHNHPKVTEAIKNQLDSYAHVMVYGEFIQKPQVDLCKLLAQNSPKNLNAVYITNSGTEATEGALKLAKRVTGKFEIVAAKHSYHGNTMGAMSVSGVERQNQAFRPLIPGTKFIIYNNEADLEYITPKTAAVILETIQGGAGFIEPKNGFLSKVKKRCEEVGALLILDEIQSGIGRTGTFWGFENYNVVPDIIITGKGLGGGMPIGAFISSSTMMGALKDNPKLGHISTFAGHPVIAAAAYATLTEILSENLLLESLRKEQIIRKQLQHTAIKEIRGKGLMLAALVETPELAAQIILKCLENGLILFFLLFEGRAMRITPPLTISDKELVKGCEIILKSINQVLKT
- a CDS encoding aspartate aminotransferase family protein — translated: MNSFFDLSVEEMKSYGYKIVDLIVSHYDQIENKKPVSSATRVEMDAVFLQEAPEKGMDADKVLDFVMENVIPNSNISSHPKAFSFVPGPSNFISTMADSLATGFNIFSGGWIVSPAAAELEIVTLNWLLKMFDFPVTKGGGIFTSGGSMANLTALATARKVKCGDDFSNAVIYLSDQAHSSNIKAIRVLGFKKEQVKIIPTDIEFKFSINKLKNEIAKDKLEGKKPFCIIASAGTTNTGTVDPLDALADICEKENLWFHIDGAYGGAAILSKKGSKILRGIERADSLTVDPHKWFFQPYEIGCLLVKDASWLSNTFSEKPEYLRDIEGNESEINFYDYGIQLTRRFRALKFYMSIKTYGLETFKKAITYNIDLADQTEDLLRESKNWEIVSPATLAIINFRYNPLGLNLTEKEIDTLNQEISARVVASKEALLVTTVLQNQIVIRMCLINPKTTLGHIKETLSQCDAFAIEVLSEWKK
- a CDS encoding SCO family protein; amino-acid sequence: MKQLTYILLIVTVTLFVSCDKKAVKESSKVEYQCPMKCEGEKVYSEKGICPVCEMDLKSNSRKASKVISDEISDESIFNLTSNWNTEEGKSITLKELKGKTLVMVMIYTTCKAACPRLTADMRNIEGKIPAEYKKDIQYVLVSIDPKNDTPKRLKEFAIENYIDGEEWTFLQGTEIGIREFSNVLALKYKQISPLDFSHSNIISVFNPQGELVHQQEGLGVDNKETITKIIETVQK
- the nirK gene encoding copper-containing nitrite reductase: MKLLKTVCLLTITSLLLTSCKSEEKKEIAMVDTANIYIKGTIDAELTSPPFVPAPVGDRTAKKLLVNMEILEKEGEMTDGVKYVYWTFGGSVPGSFIRTRVGDEVEFTLSNHPDNKLPHNIDMHAVTGPGGGATSSFVAPGHKKTFSFKTLNPGLYVYHCATAPVGMHIANGMYGLILVEPEGGLPKVDKEYYIMQGDFYTKGENGERGLQPFDMTKAIKEEADYVVFNGKVGALTGDDAITANVGETVRLYVGNGGPNLTSSFHVIGEIFDKVHIEGGDLINTNVQTTSIPSGGAAIVEFKVEVPGTFIIVDHAIFRAFNKGALGMLKVTGEENKKLYSGVKQEGIYLPEGGTIQTMPDNTKKEVAVQSSNKTLAQKLKDGKNVYMKTCFACHQAEGQGIPNAFPPLAKSDYLNADVKRAIGIVLNGKTGEITVNGKKYNSVMTKQTLTDEEVADVMTYVYNSWGNNKTNVSINTVKEVKNSH
- a CDS encoding formylglycine-generating enzyme family protein, with protein sequence MITNCQSKMVPIKGGNYIPLYGRDSMKVSINDFLMDVYPVTNKEYLAFIKKHPKWQRSKTIKLFVDGSYLREWKTDTTLNVNQKLKSPVTQVSWFAAKSYCESQGKRLPTVDEWEYVAMANKTMPDARKEEAYNQFILGWYEKPKTFNQTIGSTFRNYWRVYDLHGLVWEWTSDFNSVLISGESRKDVDKDSNLFCGSAAINATDLMNYAAFMRYAIRGSLKARYSMRNLGFRCVKDDKTN